A region from the Anomaloglossus baeobatrachus isolate aAnoBae1 chromosome 11, aAnoBae1.hap1, whole genome shotgun sequence genome encodes:
- the LOC142255699 gene encoding phospholipase A2 inhibitor and Ly6/PLAUR domain-containing protein-like: protein MKNLVILLCVISAIVISVFSYKCHSCWSRNSTTCDVSETECLGDRCMTVCQYFKLDGYEFKSMLKGCANETMCGMNGSATAENTKFLFESHCCNGHLCNNQTYQSPEDNLTTNGVKCPLSMCPGTLEECKSEKEVNCTGSMDRCLDYRGTARDPYGKERKYSGKGCTNSVACEYNFASQILTEETHRVLLKC, encoded by the exons ATGAAGAACCTGGTCATATTGCTTTGCGTCATCTCTGCTATTGTCATCTCAG TCTTTTCCTATAAATGTCACTCGTGTTGGTCTCGCAACTCTACAACATGTGACGTGTCTGAGACTGAATGTCTTGGAGATCGATGTATGACCGTCTGCCAATACTTTAAACTTG ATGGATATGAGTTTAAGTCAATGTTAAAAGGTTGTGCTAATGAAACTATGTGTGGAATGAATGGCTCAGCAACGGCGGAAAATACTAAATTTCTATTTGAATCACATTGCTGCAATGGACACTTGTGCAACAATCAAACATATCAAT CTCCTGAAGACAATTTAACAACAAATGGTGTAAAATGTCCATTGTCCATGTGTCCCGGGACTTTAGAGGAATGTAAGAGTGAAAAGGAGGTCAACTGCACTGGATCCATGGACCGATGTCTAGACTATAGGGGTACAGCGAGGGATCCAT ATGGGAAAGAGAGAAAATATTCTGGCAAAGGTTGTACTAATTCTGTTGCCTGTGAATACAACTTTGCCAGCCAGATTCTCACTGAAGAAACACACAGGGTGTTACTTAAGTGCTAG